The following coding sequences lie in one Myxococcus xanthus genomic window:
- a CDS encoding HAD family hydrolase — protein MTSALAPLRAVVFDMDGTLVDNMQFHNEAWVSFARKLGLTLTADDFQSHFAGRKNEEIIPELLGRPVAPDEVERIAEEKENHYRTLYRPHMKLHRGAEAFIQRLREAHVPAAIATAAPQGNRELVLDGLGIRPLFASIVGAEQVTRGKPAPDIFLAAAKALGVAPTECLAFEDAVLGIMSAREAGMTVVGLTTAAPEADLRKAGAHWVVQDFIQLPPELEQRLFSAQAR, from the coding sequence ATGACCTCCGCACTGGCCCCCCTGCGTGCCGTCGTCTTCGACATGGACGGCACCCTCGTCGACAACATGCAGTTCCACAACGAGGCCTGGGTCTCGTTCGCCCGGAAGCTGGGCTTGACGCTGACCGCCGACGACTTCCAGAGCCACTTCGCCGGCAGGAAGAACGAGGAGATCATCCCCGAACTGCTCGGCCGCCCGGTGGCCCCGGACGAAGTGGAGCGCATCGCCGAGGAGAAGGAGAATCACTACCGCACCCTGTACCGGCCGCACATGAAACTGCACCGGGGCGCGGAGGCCTTCATCCAGCGCCTGAGGGAGGCCCACGTCCCGGCGGCCATCGCCACCGCCGCGCCCCAGGGCAACCGCGAGCTGGTGCTGGACGGGCTCGGCATCCGTCCCCTCTTCGCGAGCATCGTCGGCGCCGAACAGGTGACGCGCGGCAAGCCCGCCCCGGACATCTTCCTGGCCGCCGCCAAGGCGCTGGGCGTGGCCCCCACCGAGTGCCTCGCCTTCGAGGACGCCGTCCTGGGCATCATGTCCGCCCGCGAAGCCGGCATGACGGTGGTGGGATTGACCACCGCCGCGCCGGAAGCCGACCTCCGCAAGGCCGGCGCGCACTGGGTGGTCCAGGACTTCATCCAGCTGCCCCCCGAGTTGGAGCAGCGCCTCTTCAGCGCCCAGGCCCGCTGA
- a CDS encoding GTP-binding protein, which translates to MSSVNLMAREVAAKIVFYGPGLSGKTTSLRKIYETVRPAHRGEMMSIATEGDRTLFFDFLPVKVERVGDCSVRLALYTVPGQVFYNATRKLVLQGADGVVFVADSQPEAMDANRESLANLEENLFEHGIRLDRFPLVMQWNKRDLDGVLPVEVLRKELNPRGVPELETSAANGRGVLDTLKAITRLVIKDLRAKRIVPPPRPTAGAQPAGLEAQLTQHLQHRQQPGTIAPAPQPMQGGGPVPRVAPVAVVPPPRVEPAPIPAPQPGPKLLGAASALAPGDMFDHARAAEAAFMTGDYTTCVTACTDAIRRALAFAGEGSLGQQAFLLRVDGADLLRLQGLATQQHLRVDDAAFSLYVMMQVFIRLNAVGLPNGE; encoded by the coding sequence GTGAGCAGCGTCAATCTGATGGCCCGTGAAGTGGCCGCGAAAATCGTCTTCTACGGACCGGGTTTGTCCGGGAAGACGACCTCGCTGAGGAAGATCTACGAGACGGTCCGCCCCGCACACCGCGGCGAGATGATGTCCATCGCCACGGAGGGAGACCGGACGCTCTTCTTCGACTTCCTCCCCGTGAAGGTGGAGCGCGTGGGCGACTGCTCCGTGCGACTGGCGCTCTACACCGTGCCGGGCCAGGTCTTCTACAACGCCACCCGCAAGCTGGTGCTCCAGGGCGCCGACGGCGTGGTGTTCGTGGCGGACTCGCAGCCGGAGGCCATGGACGCCAACCGCGAGTCCCTGGCCAACCTGGAGGAGAACCTCTTCGAGCACGGCATCCGCCTGGACCGCTTCCCCCTGGTGATGCAGTGGAACAAGCGGGACCTGGACGGCGTGCTGCCGGTGGAGGTGCTCCGCAAGGAGCTCAATCCCCGAGGCGTCCCGGAGCTGGAGACGTCCGCCGCCAATGGCCGCGGGGTGCTCGACACGCTCAAGGCCATCACCCGGCTGGTCATCAAGGACCTGCGCGCCAAGCGCATCGTCCCGCCGCCCCGCCCTACCGCCGGCGCACAGCCCGCGGGCCTGGAGGCCCAGCTCACCCAGCATCTGCAGCACCGGCAGCAGCCCGGCACCATCGCGCCCGCGCCCCAGCCGATGCAGGGAGGCGGCCCGGTGCCTCGAGTGGCCCCGGTGGCAGTGGTACCGCCGCCGCGCGTGGAGCCGGCTCCCATCCCCGCGCCCCAGCCCGGACCCAAGCTGCTGGGCGCCGCCAGCGCCCTGGCACCGGGCGACATGTTCGACCACGCCCGCGCCGCCGAGGCTGCGTTCATGACGGGGGACTACACCACCTGCGTCACCGCCTGCACCGACGCCATCCGGCGCGCGCTGGCCTTCGCGGGCGAGGGTTCCCTGGGGCAGCAGGCCTTCCTGCTCCGCGTGGACGGCGCCGATCTGCTCCGGCTCCAGGGACTGGCCACGCAGCAGCACCTGCGCGTGGATGACGCCGCCTTCTCCCTGTACGTGATGATGCAGGTCTTCATCCGCCTCAACGCGGTGGGCCTGCCCAACGGGGAGTAG
- a CDS encoding metalloenzyme produces the protein MRVALLFIDGVGIGRKDPAVNPLAHREHLLSHFEDTPSPPLPYGGRCIPTDTTFGVPGRPQSASNQTAILTGDPAPVLLGRHVLGYPNAPLRGLMADRSIIRRLGAAGRTATFANAYPAPYLDALGVPRRPSTSPPEFVLSPESRRKVKPSASKLAFAAGGIPLRTLDDARAGDGLTHDITGASARAYGLPAPERSPEEAAAVFWDIASGADFTFFEHYLADEAGHAQDWTAALAALDAFDAFTRALVATRPAQARVLVCSDHGNVEDLSTRGHTLHPVPVLYFGPPAPEVESFSTVADVGRAVVRWLGAE, from the coding sequence GTGCGCGTCGCGCTCCTGTTCATCGATGGTGTGGGCATTGGCCGGAAGGACCCGGCCGTGAATCCGCTCGCCCACCGGGAACACCTGCTATCCCACTTCGAGGACACCCCCAGCCCGCCCCTCCCCTACGGCGGCCGCTGCATCCCCACGGACACCACCTTCGGCGTCCCCGGCCGGCCCCAGTCCGCGTCCAACCAGACGGCCATCCTGACGGGGGACCCGGCCCCCGTGCTGCTGGGCCGCCACGTCCTCGGCTACCCCAACGCGCCGCTGCGGGGGTTGATGGCGGACCGCTCCATCATCCGGCGGCTGGGCGCGGCGGGCCGCACCGCCACCTTCGCCAACGCCTATCCCGCCCCCTATCTGGACGCGCTGGGGGTACCCCGCCGGCCCAGCACCTCCCCGCCGGAGTTCGTCCTGTCCCCGGAGTCGCGCCGCAAGGTGAAGCCCTCCGCCTCCAAGTTGGCCTTCGCCGCGGGGGGCATCCCCCTGCGGACGCTCGATGACGCCCGCGCCGGGGACGGCCTCACCCACGACATCACCGGCGCCAGCGCCCGTGCCTACGGACTGCCCGCGCCGGAGCGCTCGCCCGAGGAAGCCGCCGCCGTCTTCTGGGACATTGCTTCAGGCGCGGACTTCACCTTCTTCGAGCACTACCTGGCGGACGAGGCCGGCCACGCCCAGGACTGGACGGCCGCCCTGGCCGCGCTGGACGCGTTCGACGCCTTCACCCGCGCGTTGGTGGCCACGCGCCCCGCCCAGGCCCGGGTGCTGGTCTGCAGCGACCACGGAAACGTGGAAGACCTCTCCACTCGGGGACACACGCTTCACCCCGTGCCCGTGCTCTACTTCGGCCCGCCCGCGCCCGAGGTGGAGTCCTTCTCCACCGTGGCCGATGTCGGACGCGCTGTGGTTCGCTGGTTGGGTGCGGAGTGA
- a CDS encoding enoyl-CoA hydratase/isomerase family protein: MTDDLLLETRGAVGVITLNRPKALNALNLGMCRKLHPALDAWAADPAIQAVVIRGAGGRAFCAGGDVRAVALSVGAASVNEKERVSREFFRAEYGLNHRIHYFGKPFIALVDGVCMGGGLGLSIHGTHRVVTEKLVLAMPETAIGLFPDVGGGWFLPRFPGESGTYLGLTGARCSAADAMWLGYATHHVESARLEAVLDALVGAPWGTGAASTVVDTVLAGFHADAGTSPLGVQHAAIDRCFAAERVDDIQQALEVEGTPWAQETWATLLHMCPASLKVTLRQLRMGRTRDYDEMANVEYRLSQSMTVRPDFREGIRAVLVDKDNKPRWQPTTLAEVTEDMVEALFAPLSHDTWTVPARG, from the coding sequence ATGACGGACGACCTTCTGCTCGAGACGCGTGGCGCGGTAGGCGTGATTACCCTGAACCGGCCCAAGGCCCTGAACGCGCTGAACCTCGGGATGTGCCGCAAGCTGCACCCGGCGCTCGACGCCTGGGCGGCGGACCCGGCCATTCAGGCCGTGGTCATCCGGGGAGCTGGTGGCCGAGCCTTCTGCGCGGGCGGAGATGTGCGCGCGGTGGCGCTGTCGGTGGGGGCCGCGTCCGTCAACGAGAAGGAGCGGGTGTCTCGCGAGTTCTTCCGCGCGGAGTACGGGCTGAACCACCGCATCCACTATTTCGGCAAGCCGTTCATCGCGCTGGTGGACGGCGTCTGCATGGGCGGTGGGCTGGGCCTGTCGATTCACGGCACCCACCGGGTCGTCACCGAGAAGCTGGTGCTGGCCATGCCGGAGACGGCCATCGGGCTCTTCCCGGATGTGGGCGGCGGCTGGTTCCTGCCGCGCTTCCCGGGTGAGTCGGGCACGTACCTGGGCCTCACGGGGGCCCGATGCAGCGCGGCGGACGCGATGTGGCTGGGCTACGCCACGCACCACGTGGAGTCCGCGCGGCTGGAGGCGGTGCTGGACGCGTTGGTAGGCGCGCCCTGGGGCACCGGCGCGGCGAGCACGGTGGTGGACACGGTGCTGGCAGGCTTCCACGCGGACGCGGGCACGTCGCCGCTGGGCGTGCAGCACGCCGCCATCGACCGGTGCTTCGCGGCCGAGCGCGTGGACGACATCCAGCAGGCGCTGGAGGTGGAGGGCACGCCGTGGGCCCAGGAGACGTGGGCCACGTTGCTTCACATGTGTCCGGCCAGCTTGAAGGTGACGCTGCGCCAGCTCCGGATGGGGCGCACCCGCGACTACGACGAGATGGCCAACGTGGAGTACCGGCTCAGCCAGTCGATGACGGTGCGGCCGGACTTCCGTGAGGGCATTCGCGCGGTGCTCGTCGATAAGGACAACAAGCCGCGCTGGCAGCCCACGACGCTGGCGGAGGTCACCGAAGACATGGTGGAGGCGCTCTTCGCGCCGCTGTCTCACGACACGTGGACGGTGCCGGCGCGCGGGTAG
- a CDS encoding DUF4388 domain-containing protein yields the protein MALHGDLFSYPLPEFLQWLDSSRKTGTLQLSWEAGERKLFLLSGQVGATAAEGLRGRVARLLTLSKLASGTKVLAGFDELARTPDVDAAFDIHGIQARWIRDLGREELFAAMTDLTIAGRGTFHWTEDADRSGEDWVPSDMGIRELLFESLRWVDEQPDVDKALPIDALSVRALAPPSPSQPLMHRIILGLCTSPQNLGRLRLSMGVSRSSVTRRVHELLRSKLVEVDGAPQVEADPVAEMLEKGAVLMREGQYDAAGIVCASLLASDPADRRVREFARLVQREHVAALYSDMPPLMVPLMIHDPQGQALLKPEERQIAGLVNGTWDVSTLVLASPARELETLKTLAKLQRMGLLQLVFPR from the coding sequence ATGGCCCTCCACGGCGACCTCTTCAGTTATCCGCTCCCCGAGTTCCTTCAATGGCTGGACAGCTCCCGCAAGACGGGAACGCTCCAGCTCTCCTGGGAGGCCGGCGAGCGCAAACTCTTCCTGCTCTCCGGCCAGGTGGGTGCCACCGCGGCCGAAGGACTGCGCGGACGCGTCGCGCGGCTGCTCACCCTGTCCAAGTTGGCATCGGGGACGAAGGTGCTGGCTGGCTTCGACGAGCTGGCGCGCACGCCGGACGTGGACGCCGCGTTCGACATCCACGGCATCCAGGCGCGGTGGATTCGGGACCTGGGCCGTGAGGAGCTGTTCGCCGCGATGACGGACCTGACCATCGCCGGCCGCGGCACCTTTCACTGGACGGAGGACGCGGACCGCTCCGGTGAGGACTGGGTGCCGTCCGACATGGGCATCCGCGAGCTGCTCTTCGAATCGCTCCGGTGGGTGGATGAGCAGCCCGACGTGGACAAGGCGCTGCCCATCGACGCGCTCAGCGTGCGCGCGCTGGCGCCGCCGAGCCCGAGTCAGCCCCTGATGCACCGGATCATCCTGGGGCTGTGCACGTCGCCGCAGAATCTGGGACGGCTGCGCCTGTCCATGGGCGTGTCCCGCTCCTCGGTGACGCGGCGGGTGCACGAGCTGTTGCGGTCGAAGCTGGTGGAGGTGGATGGGGCGCCGCAGGTGGAAGCGGATCCGGTGGCGGAGATGCTGGAGAAGGGCGCGGTGTTGATGCGCGAGGGCCAGTACGACGCCGCGGGCATCGTCTGCGCGTCCCTGTTGGCCAGCGACCCGGCGGACCGGCGCGTGCGCGAATTTGCCCGGCTGGTGCAGCGCGAGCACGTGGCGGCGCTCTACTCGGACATGCCGCCCCTGATGGTGCCCCTCATGATTCACGACCCGCAGGGGCAGGCGCTGCTCAAGCCCGAGGAGCGGCAGATTGCCGGGCTGGTGAATGGCACCTGGGACGTGTCCACGCTGGTGCTGGCCAGTCCAGCGCGAGAGCTGGAGACGCTGAAGACGCTGGCGAAGCTGCAGCGCATGGGGCTGCTGCAGCTCGTCTTCCCTCGCTGA
- the rpmB gene encoding 50S ribosomal protein L28: MAWKCDLCGKRPLVGNNVSHANNKTKKRTLPNLQKIRASVQGSTQRVLACTRCIKAGKVTKAA; encoded by the coding sequence ATGGCGTGGAAGTGTGACTTGTGTGGCAAGCGTCCGCTGGTGGGTAACAACGTCAGCCACGCGAACAACAAGACCAAGAAGCGGACCCTGCCGAATCTCCAGAAGATCCGGGCCAGCGTTCAGGGCAGCACCCAGCGCGTTCTCGCGTGCACCCGCTGCATCAAGGCGGGCAAGGTGACGAAGGCCGCTTGA
- a CDS encoding DUF6055 domain-containing protein produces the protein MSQESPATKCRRDSPGWAAVLLVLGLLSGCYASQSARVLVGKGTGAGIDVEYQPRDTEAAVQVKLAVERAIPRLQRWGTFDDTVTIVVHPNHAALERAANRPGHDFLRAWARYEQIELQSPRTWTSRGASQGQVDELLLHELTHSLMYQVASDRLGWTRKRIPLWFREGMASYTAEQGYRVSSLDDLEHYWRQHPNADPLSQADALYQSESGVVYGAAHHAFTFLARRYGEDTIRKVLRGMSQGPDFDSAFQRAVGVTQESFLQDFRRYVRLRGFKGARQLHPARPRPASPMPIAPSPPPQ, from the coding sequence GTGAGTCAGGAGTCACCAGCAACAAAGTGCCGTCGCGACAGCCCCGGCTGGGCAGCCGTGCTGCTCGTCCTGGGTCTGCTCTCCGGCTGCTACGCCTCCCAGAGCGCCCGCGTGCTCGTCGGCAAGGGCACCGGCGCCGGCATCGACGTCGAATACCAGCCTCGCGACACCGAAGCGGCCGTGCAGGTGAAGCTCGCTGTCGAACGCGCCATTCCCCGTCTCCAGCGCTGGGGCACCTTCGACGACACCGTCACCATCGTCGTCCACCCCAACCACGCGGCACTGGAGCGCGCCGCCAACCGCCCGGGGCATGACTTCCTCCGCGCCTGGGCGCGCTACGAGCAAATCGAGCTGCAGAGCCCTCGTACCTGGACGTCCCGAGGCGCCAGCCAGGGCCAGGTGGACGAGCTGCTGCTGCACGAGCTCACGCACAGCCTCATGTACCAGGTGGCCTCGGACCGGCTCGGCTGGACGCGCAAGCGGATTCCCCTCTGGTTCCGCGAAGGCATGGCCTCCTACACCGCCGAACAGGGCTACCGCGTCTCCAGCCTGGACGACCTGGAGCACTACTGGCGCCAGCACCCCAACGCCGACCCCTTGTCGCAAGCCGACGCGCTCTACCAGTCCGAGAGCGGCGTCGTGTATGGCGCCGCCCACCACGCCTTCACCTTCCTGGCGCGCCGCTATGGCGAGGACACCATCCGGAAGGTGCTGCGCGGAATGAGCCAGGGCCCGGACTTCGACAGCGCCTTCCAGCGTGCCGTGGGCGTCACCCAGGAGAGCTTCCTCCAGGACTTCCGCCGATACGTGCGCCTGCGCGGCTTCAAGGGCGCCAGGCAGCTCCACCCGGCGCGCCCCCGGCCCGCGAGCCCCATGCCTATCGCCCCCTCGCCTCCCCCTCAGTAA
- a CDS encoding NAD(P)-binding protein has translation MATSSAKLKLPAGPSRHVYDVIVLGSQLGGALAAALLAKRNHRVLLVEHDGMGPGYEHGGYVLPYAPFVAPPLKAMPAVEEALTELGLNANVQRTLRPHAPELQLLMPRNRLDLHGDAARRKAEVTRELGEEGESLLGALAGAAAQHEASDAFFKAGPALPPDGFFEGWGLKKLIRAHPGLEAPPRLTGDSASVSLVRGLLPFVTHLDRPEAHLALTRAMSQVLSTPSFFPGGNEGLRELLARRVAELGGDVLGRDNPAGFIVEELAFDGSKFAGMKLMRSDTMYRASCLVAATDAGALRRLVTDKKHHRGLLEHLDQSNTKALLFTVNWVVPESALPRGLGELALLDTGDAELGPVLIQVHPARAAPAHGGKEAKATEGLRVVCAGAFVPASARDLGEEHLQGLATRIDEHLDALMPFTAQHRVLRSAPYLDADGVRGSRLMPHPLFSFESEAVLGVTGLTQRTPAKNILLANREVLPGLGLEGELLAGIRAARLVQDMLKKKDPLKG, from the coding sequence ATGGCGACGTCCTCTGCCAAGCTCAAGCTTCCCGCCGGGCCGTCCCGGCATGTCTACGACGTCATCGTGCTCGGCAGTCAGCTGGGCGGTGCGCTCGCGGCGGCACTCCTGGCGAAGCGCAACCACCGCGTCCTGCTGGTGGAGCACGACGGCATGGGGCCCGGTTACGAGCACGGCGGCTACGTGCTCCCCTATGCCCCCTTCGTCGCTCCGCCGCTCAAGGCCATGCCCGCGGTGGAGGAGGCCCTCACGGAGCTGGGCCTCAACGCCAACGTCCAGCGCACGCTGCGGCCCCACGCACCGGAGCTGCAGCTCCTCATGCCCCGCAACCGCCTGGACCTCCACGGCGACGCCGCCCGCCGCAAGGCCGAGGTGACGCGGGAGCTGGGCGAGGAAGGCGAATCCCTGCTGGGCGCCCTGGCCGGCGCCGCCGCGCAGCACGAAGCCAGTGATGCCTTCTTCAAGGCGGGCCCCGCCCTGCCACCGGACGGATTCTTCGAGGGATGGGGCCTGAAGAAGCTCATCCGGGCCCATCCCGGCCTGGAGGCGCCGCCCCGGCTCACGGGAGACAGCGCTTCGGTGTCCCTGGTGCGGGGGCTACTGCCTTTCGTCACCCACCTGGACCGTCCGGAGGCGCACCTGGCGCTGACTCGGGCCATGTCACAGGTGCTGTCAACGCCCTCCTTCTTCCCCGGGGGGAATGAGGGCCTGCGCGAGCTGCTCGCCCGCCGCGTGGCGGAGCTGGGCGGAGATGTGCTCGGGCGCGACAACCCGGCGGGCTTCATCGTGGAGGAGCTGGCCTTCGACGGCAGCAAGTTCGCGGGCATGAAGCTGATGCGCTCGGACACCATGTACCGCGCGTCCTGCCTGGTGGCGGCCACGGACGCGGGCGCGCTGCGACGGCTGGTGACGGACAAGAAGCACCACCGCGGTCTGCTGGAGCACCTGGACCAGTCCAACACCAAGGCCCTGCTCTTCACCGTGAACTGGGTGGTGCCGGAGTCGGCGCTGCCCCGCGGCCTGGGTGAGCTGGCCCTGCTGGACACGGGCGACGCGGAGCTGGGGCCCGTGCTGATCCAGGTCCACCCCGCGCGCGCGGCGCCGGCGCACGGCGGCAAGGAGGCCAAAGCGACGGAAGGGCTGCGCGTGGTGTGCGCGGGCGCCTTCGTCCCGGCCTCGGCGCGGGATCTGGGCGAGGAACACCTCCAGGGCCTGGCGACGCGCATCGACGAGCACCTGGACGCGCTGATGCCCTTCACCGCCCAGCACCGCGTGCTGCGCTCGGCCCCCTACCTGGACGCCGACGGAGTCCGTGGCAGCCGGCTGATGCCGCACCCATTGTTCAGCTTCGAGTCGGAAGCCGTCCTGGGCGTCACGGGTTTGACCCAGCGCACGCCGGCCAAGAACATCCTGCTCGCCAACCGCGAGGTCCTCCCCGGTCTGGGGCTGGAAGGCGAGCTGCTCGCGGGCATCCGGGCCGCGCGGCTGGTGCAGGACATGTTGAAGAAGAAGGATCCGCTCAAGGGCTGA
- a CDS encoding TldD/PmbA family protein: MQSLLRTVFPLLALSALLTAAAPVPDARVKLLEAMSAELARNHQQLKMQNHEPPYFMSYQLKDYEQHAISARYGALFMDDGYRERKLYVDVRVGDYDFDSSVAEGLEFSFSTKGTSYVSRKEGPLDDSPLALRTSLWLITDEKYKSALFQYLKKKGEDVYAVEDPKRPPSFTREKPVKHVEPPVEAPFDRERWVKVARDVSARFNAHPELFDSEVRVTKDKVTRLFVSSEGSRIITEETLYGLHVSAVTRAPDGQLLDNSRNFYVPAEAGLPDVARLNKAADDVIQELLALRAAPAIDPYTGPAILAPEAAGVLFHEAVGHRLEGDRQEGDNEGKTFKGQVGKQVLPSFISIHDDPTRRVLQSEPLNGYYLFDEEGVRGQRVTLVEKGVLRNYLQGRRPVEGFLQSNGHGRSQGNLKPVARMANLMVESTNGVSDAELKKRLIAEAKRQGKPFGLIIRDITGGNTNTSGYGYQAFKGVPRMVYRVDVKTGKETLVRGVEIVGTPLSAVNRILASGQKPGIFNGFCGAESGNVPVSTVAPAMLLQELELQRTMEGKDRPPILTSPAALESPAAKP, from the coding sequence GTGCAATCCCTCCTTCGAACCGTGTTTCCCCTGCTGGCACTCTCGGCGCTGCTGACGGCGGCGGCGCCCGTGCCGGATGCGCGCGTGAAGCTGCTCGAGGCGATGTCCGCAGAGCTGGCGCGCAACCACCAGCAGCTGAAGATGCAGAACCACGAACCCCCGTATTTCATGAGCTACCAGCTCAAGGACTACGAACAGCACGCGATTTCCGCGCGCTATGGGGCGCTGTTCATGGACGACGGCTACCGCGAGCGGAAGCTGTACGTCGACGTGCGCGTCGGTGACTACGACTTCGACAGCTCGGTGGCGGAGGGGCTGGAGTTCAGCTTTTCGACCAAGGGCACCAGCTATGTGTCGCGCAAGGAAGGCCCGCTGGACGACTCGCCGCTGGCGCTGCGCACCTCGCTGTGGCTCATCACCGATGAGAAGTACAAGTCCGCGCTGTTCCAGTACCTGAAGAAGAAGGGCGAGGACGTCTACGCGGTGGAGGACCCGAAGCGTCCGCCGTCCTTCACGCGTGAGAAGCCGGTGAAGCACGTGGAGCCGCCGGTGGAGGCTCCGTTCGACCGCGAGCGCTGGGTGAAGGTGGCCCGCGACGTGTCGGCGCGCTTCAACGCGCACCCGGAGCTTTTCGACTCGGAGGTGCGCGTCACCAAGGACAAGGTGACGCGGCTGTTCGTGTCCTCGGAAGGCAGCCGCATCATCACCGAGGAGACGCTGTACGGCCTGCATGTCTCCGCCGTCACCCGGGCGCCGGACGGGCAGCTGCTGGACAACTCGCGCAACTTCTATGTGCCCGCCGAAGCGGGGCTGCCGGACGTGGCGCGCCTGAACAAGGCGGCGGATGACGTCATCCAAGAGCTGCTGGCCCTGCGCGCGGCGCCCGCCATCGACCCGTACACGGGGCCCGCCATCCTCGCGCCGGAAGCGGCCGGGGTGCTCTTCCACGAAGCGGTGGGGCACCGGCTGGAGGGAGACCGGCAGGAAGGTGACAACGAGGGCAAGACGTTCAAGGGCCAGGTGGGCAAGCAGGTGCTGCCGTCGTTCATCTCCATCCACGACGACCCGACGCGGCGCGTGCTCCAGAGCGAGCCGCTCAACGGCTACTACCTCTTCGACGAGGAGGGCGTACGCGGGCAGCGGGTGACGCTGGTGGAGAAGGGCGTGCTGCGCAACTACCTCCAGGGGCGCCGGCCGGTGGAAGGCTTCCTCCAGTCGAACGGCCATGGCCGCAGCCAGGGCAACCTGAAGCCGGTGGCGCGCATGGCGAACCTGATGGTGGAGAGCACGAACGGCGTGAGCGACGCGGAGCTGAAGAAGCGCCTGATTGCCGAGGCGAAGCGTCAAGGCAAGCCGTTTGGCCTCATCATCCGCGACATCACCGGGGGCAACACCAACACGTCTGGCTACGGCTACCAGGCCTTCAAGGGCGTGCCGCGCATGGTGTACCGGGTGGACGTGAAGACGGGGAAGGAGACGCTGGTGCGCGGCGTGGAAATCGTGGGCACGCCTCTGTCGGCGGTGAACCGCATCCTCGCCTCGGGGCAGAAGCCCGGCATCTTCAACGGCTTCTGCGGCGCGGAGAGTGGCAATGTCCCGGTGTCCACCGTGGCGCCGGCCATGCTGCTGCAGGAGCTGGAGCTCCAGCGCACCATGGAGGGGAAGGACCGCCCGCCGATTCTCACCAGCCCGGCGGCGCTGGAGTCCCCGGCGGCGAAGCCGTAG
- a CDS encoding nucleotide sugar dehydrogenase, whose amino-acid sequence MVSSPLLDRIKKRDARVGVVGLGYVGLPLGMAFAEAGFPVMGLDIDKRKIDKIEKGESYIKHIPSAPLAELSKSGKLKATTDFAKAKDMDCVIICVPTPLTASREPDMSYIIQTGEALAPHVRRGQLFILESTTYPGTTEEVLKPLLEKNGLKAGEDFYLAFSPEREDPGNKSFNTKTIPKIVGGYSPACSEVAAALYGSALKEVVPVSSTRVAELTKLLENIFRCVNIAMVNEMKMLCDRMNVDVWEAIQAASTKPFGFMPFFPGPGLGGHCIPIDPFYLTWKAREYEFHTKFIELAGEVNWQMPYYVVQRTMEALNKNKQTLNGAKVLCLGAAYKKDIDDMRESPSLRVMTLLAEKGAELSYHDPYVPELHKGHGFNMEMKSVPLKPETLGQYDAVLILTDHSDIDYAMLVDRAKVVVDTRNATKGVSKGREKVTKA is encoded by the coding sequence ATGGTGAGCAGCCCGCTTCTGGATCGCATCAAGAAGCGGGACGCGAGGGTGGGTGTTGTCGGGCTTGGTTACGTCGGTCTTCCGCTGGGCATGGCTTTCGCGGAGGCGGGCTTCCCCGTCATGGGGCTCGACATCGACAAGCGGAAGATCGACAAGATTGAGAAGGGGGAGAGCTACATCAAGCACATTCCCAGCGCTCCGCTGGCGGAGCTGAGCAAGTCGGGCAAGCTGAAGGCCACCACGGACTTCGCCAAGGCGAAGGACATGGACTGCGTCATCATCTGCGTGCCCACGCCGCTCACCGCGTCGCGTGAGCCGGACATGAGCTACATCATCCAGACGGGGGAGGCGCTCGCGCCGCACGTGCGGCGTGGACAGCTGTTCATCCTGGAGTCCACCACGTATCCGGGGACGACGGAGGAGGTGCTCAAGCCGCTGCTGGAGAAGAACGGCCTCAAGGCGGGCGAGGACTTCTACCTGGCCTTCAGCCCCGAGCGTGAAGACCCGGGCAACAAGAGCTTCAACACCAAGACGATTCCGAAAATCGTCGGTGGCTACTCTCCCGCGTGTTCCGAGGTGGCCGCTGCCCTCTACGGCAGCGCGTTGAAGGAAGTGGTGCCGGTGTCCTCCACCCGCGTGGCGGAGCTGACCAAGCTGCTGGAGAACATCTTCCGCTGCGTCAACATCGCCATGGTCAATGAGATGAAGATGCTCTGCGACCGAATGAACGTGGACGTGTGGGAGGCCATCCAGGCGGCGAGCACGAAGCCCTTCGGCTTCATGCCCTTCTTCCCGGGCCCGGGCCTCGGTGGGCACTGCATCCCCATTGACCCGTTCTACCTGACGTGGAAGGCGCGCGAGTACGAGTTCCACACCAAGTTCATCGAGCTGGCCGGCGAGGTGAACTGGCAGATGCCGTACTACGTGGTGCAGCGCACGATGGAGGCGCTGAACAAGAACAAGCAGACGCTCAACGGCGCGAAGGTCCTCTGCCTGGGGGCGGCGTACAAGAAGGACATCGACGACATGCGTGAGAGTCCGTCGTTGCGCGTCATGACGCTGCTGGCGGAGAAGGGCGCGGAGCTGTCGTACCACGACCCGTACGTCCCCGAACTGCACAAGGGCCACGGCTTCAACATGGAGATGAAGTCCGTGCCGCTGAAGCCGGAGACGCTGGGCCAGTACGACGCGGTCCTCATCCTCACGGACCACTCCGACATCGACTACGCCATGTTGGTGGACCGCGCGAAGGTCGTCGTCGACACGCGCAACGCCACCAAGGGTGTCAGCAAGGGTCGTGAGAAAGTGACGAAGGCCTGA